Sequence from the Christiangramia fulva genome:
CACGCGCAGGAGCTGACTACGGATTTCTGCTGATCTGGGTGCTCGCACTCGCCTGTATCACCAAATATCCCTTTCTCGAATTTGGTCCCAGATACGCAGCCGCGACCGGTGACCATCTCATTCATGGATATAAGAAAATGGGCAAATTTCCTTACTGGACCTTTATTTTAATCACCGTAGGCAGCATGTTTATCATCCAGGCCGCGGTGACCATTGTAACTGCCGGACTGGCGGAAAGGCTCTTTGGAATGGGATGGGATAATTTTACCTGGAGCTTCGTAATTATCGGCCTCTGTATTCTTTTGCTTTTAATTGGGAAATATCCCGCCCTGGATAAGGCGATGAAAATAATCGTTAGCGTACTTGGTCTTGCTACTTTGACAGCGGTAATACTGGCCTTCGGGGAAGGAAGATTAGATCAGGCTTTAGAAATGGAAGCTCCCGCTGTCTGGAATAAAGTAGGGATCGCTTTTATCATTTCTTTTATGGGATGGATGCCTATTCCGTTGGACGCCTCGGTCTGGCATTCTATCTGGACCAGGGAAAAAGCGATTTCCAATAAAAGCAAGACGAGCCTCCGGGAGGCTTTTGCCGATTTCAATATCGGTTACCTGGCTGCGGCTTTTATCGGACTCCTTTTCTTTTTAATGGGGGTCTTGATCATGTTTGGTAGCGGAATTAGTTTCTCTGGAAGCGCAGTTGAATTCTCCGGGCAGTTGATCGATCTCTACGGAAAGACCCTTGGCGACTGGAGTAAACCCATAATTGCGGTGGCGGCCTTTATCGCCATGTTCTCCACTACACTCGCAGTCACAGATGCATTTCCACGGGTAATCGCTGAAATTTTCGCCGAAGAAAAACAGTCTACAGAATCCCAAAAATGGAAAAATTACCGTTGGAATGTTTTCCTCATTCCCGGACTTTCCCTGCTTATTCTGTACTTTTTTACGGCTTCTTTTACCGTCTTGATCGATTTTGCGACGGCTCTTTCATTCATCTCGGCACCATTTCTTGCCTGGTTCAATTACAGGCTTATCACAGGAAAACAAACTCCTGAAGAAGCAAAACCGGGAAAAGCATACCGGATTTTCAGTGTTCTATGCCTGGTTGTATTGGTTCTTTTTAATCTGGTGTACATCTACACTTTATTTCAATAAAAAAACCCGCGAATTTCGCGGGTTTTCAATTTATAATAGTCGTTTAAGATATCCTTCGCTAAACTCAGGATAAGCCCGCCTACCGACAGGCAGGCGATTCACAAAATTTTGCGAGGCAAAATTTGTTCTCTGCTTACTTGACTTCTTCGAAATCTACATCTTCCACGTCGTCTCCGTCTTTAGAGCTTCCGCCTTCAGCAGCTCCGCCCTGAGCTCCGGTTGCACCTTGCTGTGGTCCTCCGGCTTGCCCGCCCTGAGCATCTGCCTGTGCTTTGTACATTTCTTCTGAAGCTGTTTTCCAGGCTTCATTGATCTTGTCTAAAGCAGGCTGAATGGTTTCAAGTTCTTTAGTTTCGTAAGCTTTCTTAAGCTCTTCCAACGCATCTTCGATCGGTTTTTTCTTTTCATCAGAAAGTTTATCACCGAATTCTTTCAGCTGTTTTTCAGTCTGGAAGATCATTGCATCCGCTTCGT
This genomic interval carries:
- a CDS encoding Nramp family divalent metal transporter; this encodes MKQNTSQKTSIFKGLGPGLLLAGAAIGVSHLVQATRAGADYGFLLIWVLALACITKYPFLEFGPRYAAATGDHLIHGYKKMGKFPYWTFILITVGSMFIIQAAVTIVTAGLAERLFGMGWDNFTWSFVIIGLCILLLLIGKYPALDKAMKIIVSVLGLATLTAVILAFGEGRLDQALEMEAPAVWNKVGIAFIISFMGWMPIPLDASVWHSIWTREKAISNKSKTSLREAFADFNIGYLAAAFIGLLFFLMGVLIMFGSGISFSGSAVEFSGQLIDLYGKTLGDWSKPIIAVAAFIAMFSTTLAVTDAFPRVIAEIFAEEKQSTESQKWKNYRWNVFLIPGLSLLILYFFTASFTVLIDFATALSFISAPFLAWFNYRLITGKQTPEEAKPGKAYRIFSVLCLVVLVLFNLVYIYTLFQ